One window from the genome of Haladaptatus paucihalophilus DX253 encodes:
- a CDS encoding DUF7331 family protein — MSDRATEDGTLDRAETELPVPDEPMSSIEAYETEDGVVFYDANNPLGWLKASSTVTLEKHI, encoded by the coding sequence ATGTCTGACCGTGCAACAGAGGACGGAACGCTGGACCGCGCAGAAACCGAACTCCCGGTTCCCGACGAACCGATGAGTTCGATCGAAGCCTATGAGACGGAGGATGGTGTCGTATTCTACGACGCCAACAATCCCCTTGGTTGGCTTAAGGCGTCCAGCACGGTCACGCTAGAGAAACATATCTGA
- a CDS encoding succinic semialdehyde dehydrogenase, whose amino-acid sequence MAFQASHIPPDTLGDLGRSVSAEESDDSMSVEAPFTGERIGDVPACSPRDVTAAVSRARTARTEWSSWSIERRADVLSRFHDLVLDRQAELLDVMVLESGKARRDGYEEILDVATNARYYAARAEEFLRPRRRDGAIPLATKTMEYRTPVGVVGVITPWNYPLTLAVSDAIPALLAGNTVVLKPAEETPFTALLAAKLLREAGLPEDAFRVVTGWGDEVGLALIDAVDFVNFTGSTETGRTVAERAGKNLVKCSLELGGKNPMLVLDDADVSAAVEGAIRGCFTNAGQLCLSFERLYVQDGVYDRFLPRFVERTRELSMDPSFDYDVEVGSLVSERQFEKVRNHVDDAVSKGATAVVGGNARPDVGPYFFEPTILTGVTEEMTVAREETFGPVVAVTRFSDDEDGIALANDSDRGLNASVWTTDSDRGWEIARQIDCGTVGINDPYHAIWASVDSPMGGMKDSGIGRRHGREGIRKYTESQTVAEQRFASVAPPRRVPTKWYARAMTGVMRLFKRIEEGW is encoded by the coding sequence ATGGCGTTTCAGGCGTCTCACATACCTCCCGACACGCTCGGTGACCTCGGCCGTTCCGTTTCCGCCGAGGAAAGCGACGACTCGATGTCCGTCGAGGCACCGTTCACCGGGGAGAGAATCGGCGACGTACCGGCGTGTTCTCCGCGGGACGTGACGGCGGCGGTTTCGCGCGCTCGAACGGCCCGGACGGAGTGGTCGTCGTGGTCGATAGAGCGGCGGGCGGACGTCCTGTCTCGGTTCCACGACCTCGTGTTGGACCGGCAGGCCGAACTGCTCGACGTGATGGTACTCGAGAGCGGAAAGGCCAGACGAGACGGCTACGAGGAGATTCTCGACGTTGCGACCAACGCGCGATACTACGCCGCTCGCGCCGAGGAATTCCTCCGGCCGCGGCGACGGGACGGGGCGATTCCGCTCGCCACGAAGACGATGGAGTACCGAACGCCAGTCGGCGTCGTCGGCGTCATCACGCCGTGGAACTATCCCCTCACGCTCGCCGTCTCGGACGCGATTCCCGCGCTCCTCGCCGGAAACACGGTCGTGTTGAAACCCGCCGAGGAGACGCCGTTTACCGCGCTCCTCGCCGCGAAACTGCTCCGGGAAGCGGGACTGCCGGAGGACGCCTTTCGAGTCGTCACCGGATGGGGTGACGAGGTGGGTCTGGCGCTCATCGACGCCGTGGATTTCGTGAATTTCACCGGTAGCACCGAGACGGGACGAACCGTCGCGGAACGCGCTGGCAAGAATCTCGTGAAATGTTCGCTCGAACTCGGCGGAAAGAATCCCATGCTCGTGCTCGACGACGCGGACGTGAGCGCCGCGGTCGAGGGTGCGATTCGGGGCTGTTTCACCAACGCCGGACAGCTCTGTCTCTCCTTCGAGCGGTTGTACGTGCAGGACGGCGTGTACGACCGGTTTCTCCCTCGATTCGTGGAGCGGACGCGCGAACTCTCGATGGACCCCTCGTTCGACTACGACGTCGAAGTCGGGTCGCTCGTCTCCGAGCGGCAGTTCGAGAAGGTACGGAACCACGTTGACGACGCCGTGAGCAAGGGCGCGACGGCCGTGGTCGGTGGGAACGCCCGTCCCGACGTGGGACCGTACTTCTTCGAGCCGACGATTCTGACGGGAGTAACCGAAGAAATGACCGTGGCGCGCGAGGAGACGTTCGGTCCGGTGGTCGCCGTCACCCGGTTCTCGGACGACGAGGACGGAATCGCGCTGGCGAACGACTCCGACCGCGGTCTGAACGCGAGCGTCTGGACGACGGACTCGGACCGCGGATGGGAAATCGCCCGCCAAATCGACTGCGGGACGGTCGGAATCAACGACCCGTACCACGCGATTTGGGCGTCCGTCGATTCGCCGATGGGAGGGATGAAAGACTCGGGAATCGGCCGCCGTCACGGCCGGGAGGGGATTCGAAAGTACACCGAGTCGCAAACGGTCGCTGAACAGCGATTCGCCTCGGTCGCCCCGCCCCGCCGGGTCCCGACGAAGTGGTACGCCCGTGCGATGACGGGCGTGATGCGCCTGTTCAAACGAATCGAGGAGGGGTGGTAG
- a CDS encoding MarR family transcriptional regulator, whose translation MSAPELSRTTENRLQDVDSTAAIRDLPPSAKLVAKVLEYNETMTQSELADETLLPPRTVRYALTRLEDENLVDSRFSFSDARKRLYTLDL comes from the coding sequence ATGAGCGCCCCAGAGCTTTCACGAACGACCGAAAACCGGCTGCAAGATGTGGATTCGACCGCGGCCATCCGCGACCTGCCGCCGAGCGCGAAGCTAGTCGCAAAGGTATTGGAGTACAACGAGACGATGACCCAGAGCGAACTCGCGGACGAGACGCTGCTCCCGCCGCGAACCGTCCGCTACGCGCTGACCCGTCTCGAAGACGAAAACCTCGTGGACTCGCGGTTTTCCTTCTCCGACGCCCGAAAACGCCTGTACACGCTCGACCTCTAA
- a CDS encoding SDR family oxidoreductase, which yields MSVFLTGFPGFLGSALTERLVARGSDVTCLVQPKYRRTAERRAREIERAHAADGEVELVGGDITEADLELGEAVESLQTDTEAVYHLAAVYDLAVSREVGMAVNVEGTKNVLDFADGCENLRRFQYVSTCYVSGRYDGTFTEDHLVEGQRFNNYYETTKYLAEVAVQERMESGLPGTIYRPAIVVGDSETGETQKYDGPYYLLRWLMRQPGVAVTPVLGDPTAYEVNVVPRDFVVDAIAELSRLDESVGEVYQLCDPNPLTVDEMLRAFGRATGKRVVRVPTPKGALKRVLSRFPELEIEPATLDYFDHPTSYACENTVAALETATDGEIQCPAFGSYVGNLVSFVREHPELTPDAMV from the coding sequence ATGAGCGTCTTCCTCACCGGTTTCCCCGGATTTCTCGGGTCCGCCTTGACGGAGCGGCTGGTCGCCCGTGGCAGCGACGTCACCTGCCTCGTCCAGCCCAAATATCGGCGAACCGCCGAGCGGCGAGCGCGGGAAATCGAACGCGCACACGCGGCCGACGGAGAGGTCGAACTCGTCGGCGGGGACATCACGGAGGCCGACCTCGAATTGGGCGAGGCGGTCGAATCGTTGCAGACCGACACCGAAGCGGTGTATCATCTCGCGGCGGTCTACGACCTCGCGGTGAGTCGGGAGGTCGGGATGGCCGTCAACGTGGAGGGAACGAAAAACGTCCTCGACTTCGCGGACGGCTGTGAGAACCTCCGGCGGTTCCAGTACGTGAGCACGTGCTACGTGAGCGGGCGCTACGACGGGACGTTCACCGAGGACCATCTCGTCGAGGGGCAGCGGTTCAACAACTACTACGAGACGACGAAGTATCTCGCGGAAGTTGCGGTACAGGAGCGGATGGAGTCGGGATTGCCCGGGACGATTTATCGACCCGCAATCGTCGTCGGGGACAGCGAAACCGGCGAGACACAGAAGTACGACGGACCGTACTATTTGCTTCGATGGCTCATGCGCCAACCCGGCGTGGCGGTCACGCCCGTTCTCGGCGACCCGACGGCGTACGAGGTCAACGTCGTCCCGCGGGATTTCGTGGTCGATGCCATCGCCGAACTGAGCCGACTCGACGAGTCGGTCGGGGAGGTCTACCAACTCTGTGACCCGAACCCGTTGACCGTGGACGAGATGCTTCGCGCCTTCGGCCGGGCGACCGGAAAACGGGTCGTCCGGGTGCCGACTCCGAAAGGTGCGCTGAAGCGCGTGCTCTCCCGGTTCCCGGAACTGGAGATCGAACCCGCGACGCTCGATTACTTCGACCACCCGACGAGCTATGCGTGTGAGAACACGGTCGCCGCGCTCGAAACCGCGACCGATGGCGAGATTCAGTGTCCGGCGTTCGGTTCCTACGTCGGGAATCTGGTCTCCTTCGTCCGCGAACACCCGGAACTCACGCCCGACGCGATGGTCTGA
- the rad50 gene encoding DNA double-strand break repair ATPase Rad50 — MKFERVRLSNFKCYEDADLALESGITVIHGLNGSGKSSLLEACFFALYGARALDRTLEDVVTIGAEDAEVELWFTHAGGSYHIHRRIRATGESAQTAKCVLETPDGNIDGARDVRAHIVNLFRMDAEAFVNCAYVRQGEVNKLINATPAQRQDMIDDLLQLGKLEEYRERASDARLGVKSVLDDRRGSYSELESQIEAKEEKNLHGLLNDLESERNETESEIERFEGNRDEARQTLEDAEAVLETSEEKREELDSLETDIEALQDEITETEREREECRKRASDVRETIAELTSKVETLLDETDLESADEEALDSRLEALDAEDESLAETLEDHRMKARMFDNQASNLGERVADLESRAAEKRERADRLDTEVEEATAELKNRREKLTEIDDEIESYRERFADAPVEFGEAEDHLESLRSDLEDCREEETNVRANLRTAKEQVAEAERLLDAGKCPECGQPVEESPHVDTIDEDRERVSELRENVETLREKRTRLEARIDDAEDLLTAENRVRERRNNRTNVEQLVEDRESAIREKREEAETLREEAETLQSDAAERKESAEELEEKAETQREEIERLEREREAVADRRTRIERIQTVQEKKADAESELDRLAEKRSHLDELNDQRRENLSDKRARQSELRDAYDESAVERARDNKQRAENYLEQVADKLSSLREQRDDLIDRIGAVRGEIEELEELRDRRDDIEERVSALESLYDEAADLQSMYGDLRAELRQRNVVSLERMLNEVFDLIYQNDSYARIALDGEYRLTIYQKDGEPLDPEQLSGGERALFNLSLRCAIYRLLAEGIEGSAPMPPLILDEPTVFLDSGHVSQLVELVESMRELGVEQIIVVSHDDELVGGADNLVRVEKDSTTNRSHVEQRESLLGVAD; from the coding sequence GTGAAATTCGAGCGCGTTCGTCTCTCGAACTTCAAGTGCTACGAGGACGCGGATCTCGCACTCGAATCGGGTATCACCGTCATTCACGGACTCAACGGGAGCGGCAAATCCTCCCTGCTCGAAGCGTGCTTCTTCGCGCTGTACGGTGCACGGGCGCTCGACAGGACGCTCGAAGATGTCGTCACCATCGGTGCGGAGGACGCGGAGGTCGAACTCTGGTTCACCCATGCGGGCGGAAGCTACCACATCCACCGTCGGATTCGTGCGACGGGTGAGTCGGCCCAGACCGCCAAATGCGTCCTCGAAACGCCCGACGGGAACATCGACGGTGCCCGCGACGTGCGCGCTCACATCGTCAACCTGTTTCGCATGGACGCGGAGGCGTTCGTCAACTGCGCCTACGTCCGGCAGGGCGAGGTGAACAAACTCATCAACGCCACCCCGGCACAGCGCCAAGACATGATAGACGACCTCCTCCAACTCGGGAAATTGGAGGAGTACCGGGAACGAGCGAGCGACGCCCGCCTCGGCGTCAAAAGCGTCCTCGACGACCGCCGCGGAAGCTACTCCGAACTCGAATCCCAAATCGAAGCGAAAGAGGAAAAGAACCTCCACGGGTTGTTGAACGACCTCGAATCGGAACGGAACGAGACGGAATCGGAGATTGAGCGGTTCGAGGGGAACCGCGACGAGGCACGGCAGACGCTCGAAGACGCGGAAGCCGTCCTCGAAACGTCGGAGGAGAAGCGGGAGGAACTGGACTCCCTCGAAACGGATATCGAGGCGCTTCAAGACGAGATAACCGAGACGGAACGCGAACGCGAGGAGTGCCGAAAGCGGGCGAGCGACGTTCGGGAGACCATCGCGGAACTGACCTCGAAGGTCGAAACGCTGCTCGACGAAACGGACCTCGAAAGCGCCGACGAGGAGGCTCTCGACTCCCGACTCGAAGCGCTCGATGCCGAGGACGAGTCGCTCGCGGAAACGCTCGAAGACCATCGCATGAAGGCCCGGATGTTCGACAATCAGGCGTCGAACCTCGGCGAGCGCGTGGCCGACCTCGAATCCCGGGCGGCGGAGAAACGAGAACGGGCGGACCGACTCGATACCGAAGTCGAGGAGGCGACGGCGGAACTCAAAAACCGCCGCGAGAAATTGACCGAAATCGACGACGAAATCGAGTCGTACCGCGAACGCTTCGCGGACGCGCCGGTCGAGTTCGGGGAGGCCGAAGACCATCTCGAATCGCTCCGTTCGGACCTCGAAGACTGCCGCGAGGAGGAGACGAACGTCCGTGCGAACCTTCGCACCGCGAAAGAGCAGGTGGCGGAGGCGGAACGCCTCCTCGACGCCGGGAAGTGCCCGGAATGTGGCCAACCGGTCGAAGAATCGCCGCACGTCGATACGATAGACGAAGACCGGGAGCGAGTGTCCGAACTGCGGGAGAACGTCGAAACGCTTCGTGAGAAACGGACGCGCCTCGAAGCGCGAATCGATGACGCTGAGGACCTCCTTACCGCGGAAAACCGCGTTCGAGAGCGCCGGAACAACCGGACGAACGTCGAACAACTGGTCGAGGACCGGGAGAGTGCGATTCGGGAGAAACGCGAGGAGGCCGAAACGCTTCGGGAAGAAGCGGAGACGCTCCAATCGGACGCGGCGGAGCGCAAGGAGTCGGCGGAGGAACTGGAGGAAAAAGCCGAAACGCAGCGGGAGGAGATAGAACGGCTGGAACGGGAGCGGGAGGCGGTGGCCGACCGTCGAACCCGAATCGAACGGATACAGACGGTACAGGAGAAGAAGGCGGACGCGGAGTCGGAACTGGACCGCCTCGCCGAAAAACGGAGTCATCTCGACGAGTTGAACGACCAGCGCCGCGAGAATCTCTCGGATAAACGCGCGCGTCAGTCGGAACTCCGTGACGCATACGACGAGTCGGCGGTCGAGCGAGCCCGTGACAACAAACAGCGGGCGGAGAACTACCTCGAACAGGTTGCGGACAAACTATCGTCGCTACGCGAACAGCGGGACGACCTCATCGACCGGATCGGCGCGGTTCGCGGGGAAATAGAGGAACTGGAGGAACTCCGTGACCGCCGCGACGACATCGAGGAACGGGTGTCCGCGCTGGAATCGCTGTACGACGAGGCCGCTGACCTCCAGTCGATGTACGGCGACCTCAGGGCGGAACTCCGTCAGCGAAACGTCGTGAGTCTGGAGCGGATGTTGAACGAGGTGTTCGACCTCATCTACCAGAACGACTCGTACGCCCGTATCGCGCTCGACGGGGAGTACCGACTCACGATTTACCAGAAGGACGGCGAACCCCTCGACCCCGAACAGCTGTCGGGCGGGGAACGGGCGCTGTTCAACTTGAGTTTGCGGTGTGCGATTTATCGCCTGCTCGCGGAGGGAATCGAGGGGAGCGCGCCGATGCCACCGCTCATTCTGGACGAACCGACGGTGTTCCTCGATTCGGGCCACGTCTCGCAGTTGGTCGAACTCGTCGAGTCGATGCGGGAGTTGGGCGTCGAACAGATAATCGTCGTCAGCCACGACGACGAACTGGTCGGCGGCGCGGACAACCTCGTTCGCGTGGAGAAGGATTCGACGACGAACCGGTCGCACGTCGAACAGCGAGAATCACTGCTCGGCGTCGCCGACTAA
- a CDS encoding DNA-directed DNA polymerase: MTQSGLGDFAGGEARPAAEAHAVAGNESTTANVVDADTDWLPESQGTIELAVTQVDYTIDGSGDEEEPIIHVFGRTPDDEQEHVQVVGFRPYFYAPTETLNDGKLNDGRITGSEEGYESIRGEQLTKIFGRTPRDVGNIRDEFEHFEADILFPNRFLIDKDIKSGIRLPERRREDGTIVVQENEVEAAEVQANLRVHTFDIEVDDRSGFPEDGEEPIICLTSHDSYRDEYIAWLFDAPNGDADLPAALPDYEPLRGGSDIDVRTFETEEEMLAEFLDYIDDTDPDVLTGWNFEDFDAPYFLDRLERLAGPHHDYDLDYNRLSRVNEVWRSDWGGPTVKGRVVFDLLYAYKRTQFSELDSYRLDAVGETELGVGKERYAGDIGDLWEQNPTRLLEYNVRDVELCVELDRKQDIVSFWREVASFVGCKLEDATTPGDAVDVYVLHKAHGQFALPSKGQFEAEDYEGGAVFEPITGVKENVTVLDLKSLYPMCMVTLNLSPETSVNPDEYDGDTYVAPNGSHFRKEPDGIVREIINETLSEREEKKALRNEHDPNSAEYEIYDQQQAAVKVIMNSLYGVLGWERFRLYDKEMGAAITATGREVIEFTETAANEIDYEVAYGDTDSVMLELGGNIERDDAIDQSFEIEDHINARYDEFAREELNANEHRFQIEFEKLYRRFFQAGKKKRYAGYIVWKEGKDVDDIDITGFEYKRSDIAPITKEVQREVIEMIVTGEDLDDVKEYVHDIIEDFQAGNVDLNEVAIPGGIGKRLDNYDTDTAQVRGAKYANLLLGTNFQRGSKPKRLYLKKVHPAYFEKIEREKELDARPDTLYGEFKHEQDVICFEYADQIPEEFEVDWDKMLDKTLKGPIERVLEALDISWEEVKTGQQQTGLSSFM; the protein is encoded by the coding sequence ATGACTCAATCTGGGCTTGGTGACTTCGCGGGCGGGGAAGCGCGTCCCGCGGCAGAAGCCCACGCCGTTGCGGGGAACGAATCGACGACGGCGAACGTCGTGGACGCCGATACCGACTGGCTCCCCGAATCGCAAGGAACCATCGAGCTGGCGGTGACGCAAGTCGATTACACTATCGACGGCAGTGGTGACGAGGAGGAACCCATCATCCACGTCTTCGGACGGACGCCGGATGACGAACAGGAGCACGTCCAAGTCGTCGGCTTTCGGCCGTACTTCTACGCACCGACGGAGACGCTGAACGATGGTAAACTGAACGACGGGCGGATTACGGGGTCCGAGGAGGGCTACGAGAGCATCCGCGGCGAGCAGTTGACCAAGATATTCGGACGGACGCCGCGGGACGTCGGTAACATCCGCGACGAGTTCGAACACTTCGAGGCCGACATCCTCTTTCCTAACCGCTTTCTCATCGACAAGGACATCAAAAGCGGGATTCGGCTCCCCGAGCGCCGCCGTGAGGACGGAACTATCGTCGTGCAGGAGAACGAAGTCGAGGCGGCAGAGGTACAAGCGAACCTTCGCGTTCACACCTTCGACATCGAAGTCGACGACCGCTCCGGCTTTCCGGAGGACGGCGAGGAGCCGATCATCTGTCTCACGAGCCACGACTCCTACCGCGACGAGTACATCGCGTGGCTGTTCGACGCGCCGAATGGGGATGCGGACCTCCCTGCCGCACTCCCGGACTACGAACCGCTTCGGGGCGGCTCGGACATCGACGTTCGAACGTTCGAGACGGAAGAGGAGATGCTGGCGGAGTTCCTCGACTACATCGACGACACCGACCCCGACGTACTGACAGGGTGGAACTTCGAGGACTTCGACGCGCCGTACTTCCTCGACCGACTCGAACGGTTGGCGGGGCCGCACCACGACTACGACCTCGACTACAACCGACTCTCGCGCGTGAACGAAGTCTGGCGGAGCGACTGGGGCGGCCCGACGGTCAAAGGTCGCGTCGTCTTCGACCTGTTGTACGCGTACAAGCGGACTCAGTTCAGCGAGCTCGACTCCTATCGACTGGACGCGGTCGGCGAGACCGAACTCGGCGTCGGGAAGGAGCGCTACGCGGGCGATATCGGCGATTTGTGGGAGCAGAATCCGACGCGCCTGCTCGAATACAACGTCCGCGACGTGGAACTCTGCGTCGAACTCGATAGGAAGCAGGATATCGTCTCCTTCTGGCGGGAAGTCGCGTCGTTCGTCGGGTGTAAACTCGAAGACGCGACGACACCGGGCGACGCGGTGGACGTGTACGTCCTGCACAAGGCACACGGGCAGTTCGCGCTTCCGTCGAAGGGACAGTTCGAGGCGGAGGATTACGAGGGCGGCGCGGTGTTCGAACCGATTACCGGCGTCAAGGAGAACGTCACGGTACTCGACCTGAAGTCGCTGTACCCGATGTGTATGGTGACGCTCAATCTGTCGCCCGAAACGTCGGTGAATCCAGACGAGTACGACGGTGACACGTACGTCGCGCCGAACGGGAGCCACTTCCGGAAGGAACCGGACGGAATCGTTCGGGAAATCATCAACGAGACGTTGAGCGAGCGCGAGGAAAAGAAGGCGCTCCGGAACGAACACGACCCGAACAGCGCCGAGTACGAAATCTACGACCAACAGCAGGCAGCAGTGAAGGTCATCATGAACTCGCTCTACGGCGTGCTGGGATGGGAGCGGTTCCGCCTCTACGACAAGGAGATGGGCGCGGCCATCACCGCGACCGGCCGGGAAGTCATCGAGTTCACCGAAACCGCGGCGAACGAAATCGACTACGAAGTGGCGTACGGGGACACTGACTCCGTCATGCTCGAACTCGGCGGCAACATCGAGAGGGACGACGCCATCGATCAGTCCTTCGAAATCGAGGACCACATCAACGCCCGCTACGACGAGTTCGCGCGCGAGGAGCTGAACGCGAACGAACACCGCTTCCAAATCGAGTTCGAGAAACTGTACCGCCGCTTCTTCCAAGCGGGCAAGAAAAAGCGCTATGCTGGCTACATCGTCTGGAAGGAGGGCAAGGACGTAGACGACATCGACATCACGGGCTTCGAGTACAAGCGCTCGGACATCGCGCCCATCACGAAGGAGGTCCAGCGGGAAGTCATCGAGATGATCGTCACGGGGGAGGACTTGGACGACGTAAAAGAGTACGTCCACGACATCATCGAGGACTTTCAGGCCGGGAACGTCGATCTGAACGAAGTCGCCATCCCGGGCGGCATCGGGAAACGGCTCGATAACTACGACACCGACACGGCACAGGTGCGCGGCGCGAAGTACGCGAACCTCCTCCTCGGAACCAACTTCCAGCGCGGGAGCAAGCCGAAGCGCCTCTACCTGAAGAAGGTGCACCCGGCGTACTTCGAGAAAATCGAGCGCGAAAAGGAGTTGGACGCGCGGCCGGACACGCTGTACGGCGAGTTCAAACACGAACAGGACGTCATCTGCTTCGAGTACGCCGACCAGATTCCCGAAGAGTTCGAAGTCGATTGGGACAAGATGCTCGATAAGACGCTCAAAGGACCCATCGAGCGGGTTCTGGAGGCGCTCGACATCTCGTGGGAGGAAGTGAAGACGGGCCAGCAACAGACCGGCCTCAGTAGCTTCATGTAA
- a CDS encoding DUF7322 domain-containing protein, which produces MFDKFGHDDEGSENRGDAPEADMVPTVDDPSERLRVDTPSVRDYSTVDADPEIQKEFWSQVLLFNIALFCLSLGLMLVAFQSRWTFGGGLVVIGLFAFSRGYRRYRNVQKD; this is translated from the coding sequence GTGTTCGACAAATTCGGTCACGACGATGAGGGTTCCGAGAACCGGGGAGACGCTCCGGAAGCCGACATGGTTCCGACCGTAGACGACCCGTCAGAGCGTCTCCGCGTCGATACCCCGTCGGTACGTGACTACAGCACAGTGGACGCCGACCCGGAGATACAAAAGGAGTTCTGGTCGCAAGTCCTTCTCTTCAACATCGCCCTATTCTGTCTCAGCCTCGGCCTCATGCTCGTCGCGTTCCAAAGCCGGTGGACGTTCGGCGGCGGACTCGTTGTCATCGGTCTCTTCGCGTTCAGCCGCGGCTATCGTCGCTACCGTAACGTCCAGAAGGACTAA
- the mre11 gene encoding DNA double-strand break repair protein Mre11, whose amino-acid sequence MTRVIHTGDTHIGYRQYHSPERRDDFLAAFDRVVEDAIEDEVDAVVHAGDLFHDRRPGLVDLHGTISVLRKLRRADIPFLAIVGNHESTHGQQWLDLFETLGLATRLGPSPVLVGDTAFYGLDHVPVSKRDDLEYEFEAHDAESAALVAHGLFQPFDFGDWDAEHVLTEASVDFDAMLLGDNHKPGKERVADAWVTYCGSTERASATERDDRGYNIVHFEDDVTITRRGIETRDFEFVSVTLAEGDGIDFVREAIREHDVDESVVLVSIEGEGTDVTPARVEEFALDEGALVARVTDRREIDTESENHSVSFADPDDAVRKRVREMGLSEAANELDELVRASKVADSNVRDAVEEHVATRISEDTAAFDPAEADAPDEDGPETSDTAAEESDAETVSVSVRSEPADDTDAEDDSAAESPSEDSSADESRPESPPAEAVADSDSATDDANTASDESSTATDDGADGQISMEDYL is encoded by the coding sequence ATGACACGGGTGATTCACACGGGCGACACTCACATCGGGTATCGTCAGTATCATTCGCCCGAGCGACGGGACGATTTTCTTGCCGCCTTCGACCGAGTTGTCGAGGACGCCATCGAGGACGAGGTGGATGCGGTCGTCCACGCCGGCGACCTGTTCCACGACCGCCGACCCGGACTCGTGGACCTCCACGGGACGATTTCGGTCCTCCGGAAGCTTCGTCGGGCGGACATCCCGTTTCTCGCTATCGTCGGGAACCACGAGAGTACGCACGGTCAGCAGTGGCTCGACCTCTTCGAGACGCTGGGACTTGCGACGCGGCTCGGACCGTCTCCCGTTCTCGTCGGTGATACTGCCTTCTACGGCTTGGACCACGTACCGGTCTCGAAGCGCGACGACCTCGAATACGAGTTCGAGGCGCACGACGCCGAATCCGCCGCGCTCGTCGCACACGGCCTGTTTCAGCCGTTCGACTTCGGCGATTGGGACGCCGAACACGTGCTGACCGAGGCGTCGGTCGATTTCGACGCGATGTTGCTCGGCGACAACCACAAACCGGGCAAAGAGCGCGTCGCCGACGCGTGGGTGACGTACTGCGGTTCGACCGAGCGCGCGAGCGCGACCGAGCGCGACGACCGGGGATACAACATCGTCCACTTCGAGGACGACGTGACCATTACGCGACGCGGAATCGAAACCCGCGATTTCGAGTTCGTCTCGGTCACGCTCGCCGAGGGGGACGGCATCGACTTCGTTCGGGAGGCGATTCGAGAACACGACGTGGACGAGTCGGTCGTCCTCGTCTCCATCGAGGGCGAGGGAACCGACGTGACACCCGCACGAGTCGAGGAGTTCGCGCTGGACGAGGGTGCGCTCGTCGCCCGTGTGACCGACCGGCGCGAAATCGATACCGAATCCGAGAACCACTCGGTTTCGTTCGCCGACCCCGACGACGCCGTACGAAAACGCGTCCGGGAGATGGGACTCAGCGAGGCGGCGAACGAACTGGACGAACTCGTTCGCGCCAGCAAGGTCGCAGATTCGAACGTTCGGGATGCGGTCGAAGAGCACGTCGCAACGAGGATTTCGGAAGATACCGCCGCGTTCGACCCGGCGGAGGCCGACGCGCCCGACGAAGACGGGCCGGAGACGAGCGACACTGCGGCCGAGGAATCGGACGCCGAGACGGTCTCGGTATCGGTGCGTTCGGAACCGGCCGACGACACGGACGCCGAAGACGATTCGGCGGCGGAGTCGCCGTCGGAGGATTCCTCCGCGGACGAGTCACGACCGGAGTCACCGCCCGCCGAGGCCGTGGCGGATTCCGACAGCGCCACCGACGATGCGAACACAGCTAGCGACGAGTCTAGCACCGCCACCGACGACGGTGCTGACGGACAGATATCGATGGAGGATTACCTGTGA
- a CDS encoding DUF7346 family protein yields the protein MRTVRDESGRRYLLVKRSSDSSLVRDPRTGEERYVENDRLDAADGESPLETSARRISSPVRRILTAVPNERALGLLVEFYDRGPLPARSLVSAYDLCESDLHGLLAEFRAAGLIEERTVAGERGYGLTGTAQDGLASLVGDAEQ from the coding sequence ATGCGAACCGTCCGTGACGAATCGGGACGACGATATCTGCTGGTCAAGCGGTCGAGCGATTCGAGCCTCGTCCGCGACCCGCGAACGGGAGAGGAGCGCTACGTCGAAAACGACCGTCTCGATGCCGCGGACGGCGAGTCACCGCTCGAAACGTCAGCACGACGAATCTCGTCGCCGGTCAGACGGATTCTCACCGCCGTGCCGAACGAGCGCGCGCTCGGCCTGTTGGTCGAATTCTACGACCGTGGTCCCCTTCCCGCCCGCTCGCTCGTCTCGGCGTACGACCTCTGTGAAAGCGACCTGCACGGATTGCTCGCGGAGTTTCGCGCGGCGGGTCTCATCGAGGAGCGAACCGTCGCGGGCGAACGCGGCTACGGCTTGACCGGCACCGCCCAAGACGGACTGGCGTCGTTAGTCGGCGACGCCGAGCAGTGA